DNA from Mucilaginibacter mallensis:
CTTAACATCGCAGGCCTCACCATCGGCATGGCCGGTGCCATATTGATATTTGCCTGGATACAAAATGAGTTAAGTTATGATCAGTTCCATACCAATAAGGCCGATTTGTATAAATTATGGAACAAATCAGTAAAAAATGGTGATAACCCTATTAGCTGCTGGGACGTAACAACTGCGGCGGTTACCCCGGCTTTGCAGCAGTTTCCGGAAGTAAAGGCCGTTGCCCGCGTGTTCTGGTCTACCGAACGCCTGTTTAATTATGGTGATAAAGCTATTACCGCAAACGGGCTCGATGTTGAAAAACCTTTTTTAACCATGTTCAGTTTTCCGTTGTTAAAAGGCAATCCTGGTCATGCTTTGGATGATATTAAAAATATAGTACTAACACAACAGCTGGCTAAAAAGATCTTTGGCAATGCCGATCCCATGGATAAGCTGGTTAGGATAAACGATAAGGACACCTACAAAGTAAGCGGGGTAATGAAGGACCTGCCCAACAACACCCAGTTTGATTTTGAGTACCTGGTATCACTTGCCGGAAACCCATTGCTAAAGAATGATGAAAAACAATGGAATTCAAACAGCTACAATACCTATGTACAGTTACAACCAGGAACTAGTGTTGAACAATTCGATAAAAAAATCGAGAACATCATACTTAAGCATGATACCTCAATAGCCGAGCAGGTATTTCTGCACCCCATCAGTAAATGGCATTTATACTCCAGTTTTGAGAATGGAAAAATTGCCGGAGGCAAAATTGAAACCGTGCGCCTGATGTTTGTTATTGCCTGCCTTATTCTGTTAATAGCCTGCATCAACTTTATGAATATGAGCACTGCCCGCAGCGTAAAACGTGCTAAGGAAGTAGGCGTGCGCAAAGTGATCGGGGCCAACAGGCTCGCGCTCGTAAAGCAGTTCTTAACAGAATCTATATTAATTGCCGCCATTGCCGGGATATTCGCACTCATCATTGTGCAGTTATGCCTTCCCTCATTTAACCAGCTTACCGATAAGCAGCTTTTTATTGATTACTCAAGCCCCGTTTTATGGAGCTGTATTTTTGGTTTTATACTTATTACCGGGTTATTGGCAGGTAGCTACCCGGCTTTCTTTTTATCGGGTTTTAACCCCATAAAGGTGCTTAGCGGCACATTTAAATCAGCTGTTTCGTTCTTTTCGCCCCGCAAGCTGCTGGTGGTTATCCAGTTTACAGTGGCTATTGTTTTAATCATTGCTACCCTTATCATTTATAAACAAATTAAATATGTACAGGATCGTGACAATGGCTATAGCCGCAGCGACCTGGTAGAACACCCTATTAATGGCGACATTAACAA
Protein-coding regions in this window:
- a CDS encoding ABC transporter permease; its protein translation is MIKNYFKIAWRSLWKKKAFSSLNIAGLTIGMAGAILIFAWIQNELSYDQFHTNKADLYKLWNKSVKNGDNPISCWDVTTAAVTPALQQFPEVKAVARVFWSTERLFNYGDKAITANGLDVEKPFLTMFSFPLLKGNPGHALDDIKNIVLTQQLAKKIFGNADPMDKLVRINDKDTYKVSGVMKDLPNNTQFDFEYLVSLAGNPLLKNDEKQWNSNSYNTYVQLQPGTSVEQFDKKIENIILKHDTSIAEQVFLHPISKWHLYSSFENGKIAGGKIETVRLMFVIACLILLIACINFMNMSTARSVKRAKEVGVRKVIGANRLALVKQFLTESILIAAIAGIFALIIVQLCLPSFNQLTDKQLFIDYSSPVLWSCIFGFILITGLLAGSYPAFFLSGFNPIKVLSGTFKSAVSFFSPRKLLVVIQFTVAIVLIIATLIIYKQIKYVQDRDNGYSRSDLVEHPINGDINKNYEALKNELISSGAVTAVCKTSTSVTMDGSTTSGLEWGNMDPSHRQVVFSQFATTGDFVKTVGLKMVEGRDINLVEYPADTMSVVINESTAKAIGFKNPVGQSIRAGGKPVAIVGVFKDFIIGSPYQPVGPMLVFGSKTWWYSAINFRLNPNKPVSADLKLAETIFKKYNPAYPFQYKFVDEKYNEKFHDEVRTGTLAAVFASLTIIISCLGLFGLATYMAESRSKEIGIRKVLGASVSSIIQLLTKEFVALVVIAIIIAVPIGWYAMNKWLLNYDYRIHISWPIFACSGLLAIAIAILTVSFQAGKAAIAKPVNSIKAE